A segment of the Dehalococcoidia bacterium genome:
CGCAGGTCGGCGGGCTGCGCGCCCGTGCGGCGGCACACCGCGCCGATGACATCGTCCGCGCACGGACCTTCGATAACGTGTGAGCCATCGGCGCGGTTCGACGGCTGCAGCGGCGATAGCGCCCGCTCGATGACGTCGCTCGTCGGTTCGCCGCGCACCAGCGGTATGTAGGCGATCACGCGATTGAGGTAGCCCTCCAGCTCCCGCACCGTCGGGCAGCACTTCTCGGCGATCATGACCAGCGCATCGTCGGGGAGCCTTGTGGAATGCTGCGATGCCTTGGCGCGCAAGATCGCCAGGCGCGTCTCGAAGGAAGGACGCTGCAAGTCCGCCGCGAGTCCCCACTGGAAACGCGACCGTAAGGCGTCCATGAGGGCAAGCTGCGACGGCGGCCTGTCGGCGCTGACGACGATCTGGGCGCCGGCGGCGTGCAGGTCGTTGAACGCGTGGAAGAATTCCACCTGGAACTTGTCTTTGCCCTCGAAGAACTGCACGTCATCGATCAACAGGACGTCGCAACTGCGGTACCGGGCGCGGAACCTCTCGATCGTGGCGTCCTTGATGGCGCGCACGTAGTCGTTGCCGAAGCGTTCGGCCGGCGCGTAGATCACCGCCCGTCCGGCGGCGTGCGCCGCATGCCCGATTGCATTGAGCAGGTGCGTCTTGCCCAGGCCCGCGGTGCCGAAGATGACGAGCGGCGTGATGGCGCCGGGTTCCGTCGCTGTCTTCCACGCCGCGTCGTGGGCCATGCGGTTATCGTCGCCGACCACGAAGGTATCGAACGTGAGGGCCGGGTTGAGGGCGGGCGGCACCGCCGGCGATTTGCGCAGGAAGTCCGGGATCGCCGCCGCGTCGACGTCGGGCAGGAGCGCCGGCGGTTCGTCTTCATGGCGGATGCACTCGAACGTTACGTCCATGGCATGCCCCAAGACGCCGGCGAGCGCCTTCGTGATCAACTGCTTCATGCGCGCGCTCAGCCACTCGATGGCGAAATCGTTCGGCGCCCCAATGACGAACGCGTGCGGCTCATGGCGCAGCCCGACCGTGTCCCGCAGCCAGGTGTCGAAGTTCGCGCGAGTAACGGTGAGCTCGAGTTGTCCGAGCACGGCGTTCCATGTCGCCGCCGCAGTCTGCCCGCTCATGAGTTGCGCTCCGCAGTGACGGCGCGGGGGCATGTAATCGACGAGCGGTAACAGGCGCGAATTGACGACACGAAGCCCTCCCGACGGAACCCGTCCGGTTTGTGGAACACGAATCTTCGGAGACGAAAGCAGTTAGGTTATCCCGAGGCCGACGTCCAATCGCCGGCAGCCGTCCTCACTCGGCACGGTTCCCTCCCCGCCGGAGGAACGACGCGCGCCCCGTAACGAGCGCGTCGTGTGAGGTGGTGTTGTTCTCCTCAGGACAGGGTGGAGAATACAGGCGCCCTCGGAGGCGATCAAGTCCTTTTATGCCAACCTTCGGCCGCAATTTACCCCTATCCATAGCCTTACCAACGACTCCGCGGCATAACAGTTCAGTGTCAACTAGCATGATTCGCCTGTCCGTTGCGCGGAGCACGCCGCCTCGCCTAACGTACACGCGAAGGATCACATGACAGCCCACAACGCACCCAACGTTACTTCGCAATGACGCGTGACGCGGCATTGGCGGCGCAGGCGGCGCCATCACTGCCCCGCCGTTTCGTGGCGGCGATCGAAACGCATCGCGCGTTCCGTGATGCGTTTGAGATCGGGCTCGTCGTGATCGCGTTCCTCCTGTATTTCATCGTCCGCGGCCTCGTCGTCGACCGCCACGACGAAGCGCTCGCCAACGCACAGACGATCATGGATTGGGAGCGGGCGCTCGGTATCTTCTGGGAGCCACGACTGCAGGAGTGGGTGCTCGACAAGCGCTGGCTGATCGAGATCAACAACTTCATCTACTTCTGGCTGGACTTTCCGCTGATCGCCATCGTCGGAATATGGATGTACTTCTATCGGCGCCACGAATACACGGTCGCGCGTGACGCGATCTTGCTGTCAGGCGCGATCGCACTCGTCATCTACAACCTGTACCCCGTGATGCCGCCGCGGCTCCTGCCGACGGGCGAGTTCGTCGGGACGATCGAGAAGTACAGCGACCTCAGCTACCAGGCGCAGTCGACGCAGGCGTTCGTGAACCCGTACGCCGCCGTGCCGAGCCTGCACTTCGGGTGGGCGATGATCCTGGGCGGCGCAGTCGTCCTCTCGACGAAGAACCCGCTCGTCCGGGCGATCGGTCTCAGCCTGCCATGGCTCCAACTGGCATCGATCGTGTTCACCGGGAACCACTACATCCTGGACGCCTTCGCCGGGCTCGTGGTGTGCCTGGCGGGCGTCTGGCTGGCGCTGGCGATGCAGCGGTGGGGTTATCCGGCGATCAAGCGCGAGGTCGAGCGCCGGTGGGGGCCAACGAACACGCCTGCCGAAGCCGGCACCACGCCGGCGCTTTCGGAATGAGGAGGCCCGCACGTCGCGGGCCTCCTCGAATCGTCAGTGGGTCTTTGGCTATCCGCAGAAGCCTTCGGGATCGAAGCGGCAGGCGTGCGTCCCGATGAAGTCTTCGACGGCGTCCTCGTCGTAATCGGCCGCGCTCATATTGAGCACGCGCGTCCACGATGACACGCCGATTGTCCCTTCGGGCAAGTCCGGGTCGTTCGCCATTACGACGCGGTCGTCGTTGTTGTCGATGCGGTCGTTCACGAGGCCCGTCAGCTCTTCGACGACGTCTGCACACTGCTGGTCGCCGTCCTCGCAGTTGTATCCGACGAACACGCCCGCGTGCTCCAGGATGTGCGGGATCGCCTCGCGCGGAATGAACACGTCGTCGGGGTAGACGTTCGGATCCGGCGGGATGCGGGGCAGGATGATGCCGTCCGCGATCTCCACGTTTGCCAGCACGCCCAAGTGCTCGCCCGAGGACGGCGGATTGCTGTTGTAGCAGTCCGTCGGCACGACCGCCGTAGCGCCCTCCTGCGTGGATAACGGTGTGGAGGCATCATCGGGCGTCAATGCATCATCCGGCGTCGCGGCATCATCGGGCGTGGCCGCGCCGGGCGTCGGATCGCCGCCTTCGCCGCCGCCGCTCTGTGGCGTCGCCGCGCCCCCGCTATCGCCGTTGCCCGAGTGCTCGACGCCCTCGCAGAATGGGGTAGGCTCCCGCTCACGCGAAAAGGTGAAGCCGAAGTGCGCCGCCCCTTGCGAGGGCACGAATTCGCCGGGGAGCGAAGTGCTGCTGTCCTGCTCGGCCTTCTCTGAGGCGCTCAGGCCTTCGCCGCTGTCGCCGATGGACTGGAAGATCAGGTAGGCGATGAGCGCCACCACGGCAATCGTGCCGCCGACGATCGCGATGGGCATCCACGGCGGGCCGCCGGCGCCGGGCGCCTTCACGGGCGTGCGCCGCGACGGCGTCGCCGATCCTGTACCCGCCGCGTTCTTGCGGTCCATTCTTCGTTGTTCTCGGCTCATTTCGGGCGTAATCTCCCTTCCCCTGGCGACTTACAGGCTACAGATTAGGTGACAGAAGCGCATCAGGCCAAACGACGGCATCTGTGACGATGTTGTTGCCTCTTGTTACGCTTCTGCGCCGCCGTAAGGGAGGGACCATGCCGTCGAACATCGAAGAAGCGAAGCAACGTGTCGCGAAGTCGGTCGACGAGGCGGCGCCCGAACTGATGCGCATCTCGCGCGAGATCCACGCGCGCCCGGAGCTTGCGTACGAGGAGCATCACGCGTGCGCGCAACTGATCGCGTTCGTGAAGGCGCAGGGCTTCGAGGTCCGCGAGGGCGCCTACGGCATGGAGACGGCGTTCCGCGGCGATTGGGGACACGGCCCCGTCACGATCGGCATCTGCGCTGAGTACGATGCGCTGCCGCAGATCGGGCACGCCTGCGGCCACAACCTGATAGCCACCTCGGGCGTGGGCGCCGCGGCGGCGCTCAAGTCGGCGCTCGACCCGTCCGAAGCGCGGATCGCGATCCTCGGCACGCCCGCCGAGGAGGGCAGCGGCGGCAAGATCGTCATGATCCGCAACGGCTGCTTCGAGGACATCGACGTAGCGATGATGGCGCACCCGGCGCCGGCGGACATCGACGCGGCGCCGATGTTCGGCGTGGCGCACGTGGACGTCGAGTATCGGGGCAAGTCGGTACACGCGTCGGTGTTCCCTGAACAGGGTCTCAACGCCCTCGACGCGCTCGTCACCGCATACCAGGCGATCGCCCAGCTCCGGCAGCACATCCGTCGCGATGCGCGGATCCACGGCATCATCACGCACGGCGGCGAGGCGGCGAACATCGTGCCGGGATTGACGCGCGGGACCTTCTACGTACGCGCGCTGAAGCCGTGGTACCTGGAGCAACTCAAGGCGCGCGTCAAGGCCTGCTTCGAAGCGGGCGCGCTGGCGACGGGCTGCGAGCTTTCGATCGACTGGCACGAGGACCAGGAGTACGCGCCGATGAAGATCAACCGGCCGATGG
Coding sequences within it:
- the dnaA gene encoding chromosomal replication initiator protein DnaA; this translates as MSGQTAAATWNAVLGQLELTVTRANFDTWLRDTVGLRHEPHAFVIGAPNDFAIEWLSARMKQLITKALAGVLGHAMDVTFECIRHEDEPPALLPDVDAAAIPDFLRKSPAVPPALNPALTFDTFVVGDDNRMAHDAAWKTATEPGAITPLVIFGTAGLGKTHLLNAIGHAAHAAGRAVIYAPAERFGNDYVRAIKDATIERFRARYRSCDVLLIDDVQFFEGKDKFQVEFFHAFNDLHAAGAQIVVSADRPPSQLALMDALRSRFQWGLAADLQRPSFETRLAILRAKASQHSTRLPDDALVMIAEKCCPTVRELEGYLNRVIAYIPLVRGEPTSDVIERALSPLQPSNRADGSHVIEGPCADDVIGAVCRRTGAQPADLRGRSRNRQVAYARHLAMFVLKEDARKSIAEIGRAFSNRDHSTVIAGVERIRMELATRPETADDLAAVREHLAAQREASVAAAG
- a CDS encoding phosphatase PAP2 family protein, producing MTRDAALAAQAAPSLPRRFVAAIETHRAFRDAFEIGLVVIAFLLYFIVRGLVVDRHDEALANAQTIMDWERALGIFWEPRLQEWVLDKRWLIEINNFIYFWLDFPLIAIVGIWMYFYRRHEYTVARDAILLSGAIALVIYNLYPVMPPRLLPTGEFVGTIEKYSDLSYQAQSTQAFVNPYAAVPSLHFGWAMILGGAVVLSTKNPLVRAIGLSLPWLQLASIVFTGNHYILDAFAGLVVCLAGVWLALAMQRWGYPAIKREVERRWGPTNTPAEAGTTPALSE
- a CDS encoding DUF3105 domain-containing protein, whose translation is MDRKNAAGTGSATPSRRTPVKAPGAGGPPWMPIAIVGGTIAVVALIAYLIFQSIGDSGEGLSASEKAEQDSSTSLPGEFVPSQGAAHFGFTFSREREPTPFCEGVEHSGNGDSGGAATPQSGGGEGGDPTPGAATPDDAATPDDALTPDDASTPLSTQEGATAVVPTDCYNSNPPSSGEHLGVLANVEIADGIILPRIPPDPNVYPDDVFIPREAIPHILEHAGVFVGYNCEDGDQQCADVVEELTGLVNDRIDNNDDRVVMANDPDLPEGTIGVSSWTRVLNMSAADYDEDAVEDFIGTHACRFDPEGFCG
- a CDS encoding M20 family metallopeptidase: MPSNIEEAKQRVAKSVDEAAPELMRISREIHARPELAYEEHHACAQLIAFVKAQGFEVREGAYGMETAFRGDWGHGPVTIGICAEYDALPQIGHACGHNLIATSGVGAAAALKSALDPSEARIAILGTPAEEGSGGKIVMIRNGCFEDIDVAMMAHPAPADIDAAPMFGVAHVDVEYRGKSVHASVFPEQGLNALDALVTAYQAIAQLRQHIRRDARIHGIITHGGEAANIVPGLTRGTFYVRALKPWYLEQLKARVKACFEAGALATGCELSIDWHEDQEYAPMKINRPMVEAYRRNGEALGKMFYEMKDLTSGSSDMGNVSQVVPSIHPNFGVGSPTFTHSPEFTAVAATDGAHAGMLQTAKALAMTGVDIALEPGLLDAIRRDFRESARRAS